In Dethiosulfovibrio salsuginis, the sequence GATCTCCCTGGATGGGAAGGAGGAAACCCTCTCCAACCTAGATGCCCTGTCCATATGGGTCCTCCCTGTGGAGGAGAACGTTGGATAGGCTGTCCATTAAGGGGCTGACCAAGACCTTCGGCCCCTTTGTAGCGGTGGACGACATATCGGTGGACATAAAGGGAGGGACTATTCACGCCGTAGTAGGAGAAAACGGAGCGGGAAAGTCCACGATAATGAAGTGCATATACGGTATACACCACCCCGATCGAGGGGAGATATCCATGGACGGGAAGCCCCTTTACATAAGGTCTCCCAGAGACGCTATGGCCTCGGGAATAGGGATGGTTCATCAGCACTTCATGTTAGTTCCGTCGATGTCGGTCTGTAGGAACGTGGTCTTAGGTGACGAGCCTGTGAAGGGACTGGCTTTCGACCTGAACAGGGCGAGGTCCGAGGTCTTCCGTCTTATAGAGCTCTACGGCCTGGATATCTCCCCAGACGTCCCGGTAGGAACCTTGCCAGTAGGCCTTCAGCAACAGGTAGAGATTCTAAAGCTGCTTTACCGTCAGGCGGAGGTTCTGATCTTCGACGAACCTACGGCGGTGTTGTCCCCTAAGGAGGTCGGTCGGCTTTTCGAGACACTCAGAGGGTTTAAAGATGCCGGTAAAACGGTCATCTTCATCGCCCACAACCTAGGGGAGGTCCTGGATATCTCCGACAATATCTCGGTTATGAGAAAAGGCAGCCTCATAGATACCAGACCGGCGTCGGAGCTCGATAAGTCCTCTCTGGCTGAGCTAATGGTAGGTCGGGCTATAAACCTGCCCTCCGTCACCGATGGGCCGGTTCTCTCCAAAACTCCCCTTCTTGAGCTGTCCGGTATCTCCGTAGCCGGTGACTCGAGGCCCCTTCTGGACGACGTCAGTCTCAAGATCCACGGAGGAGAGGTCCTAGGGGTCGCCGGTATAACAGGCAACGGCCAGAGCGAGCTTGAGGAGGTCATATCGGGTCTCCGGGAATCGGACGGAACGGTCGTCATAGACGGAGTCGACCTGACCTCCAGCGATTCCCACAGACGGAGGGAGTCAGGTTTGGCCTATATCCCTGAGGATAGGCTGAAAACCGGTCTGGCTCCGCTGGCGAGCTTGGCGGATAACGGTCTCATGGGGTATCAGTATCAGGATCGTTTTAGAAATGGGCCGTTTCAAAACAGGGCGGAAAGCCTCTCCCACATCGACGGCATAATGGACAAATACGGCGTCGCTGCGGCCCACCGGGCGGTCCAGTCCGGGACCCTCTCCGGGGGAAATATGCAGAGGCTTGTCATGGGCAGGGAACTGGAGCACGACCCTAAGGTCCTGGTGGTATCCCAGCCCACCAGAGGGGTGGATATCGGAGGAGCGGAGGAGATACATCGCCACATACTGGACCTTCGATCCAGAGGCAGCGCGGTTCTCCTCATCTCCTCCGATCTGGAGGAGGTGCTCTCTTTGAGCGATAGGGTAGCGGTGATGTTCCGAGGGAAAATAGTCGCCCTGCTGTCCTCCAAGGAGGCGACCAGGGACAGAGTTGGCAGGATAATGCTTGAAGGAGAGGAGGGCGGCGACCTTGAATAGTTCACTCCGCCGATGGGCTCAGGAGCATCGGGATGGACTTATCGTCATGGGTTCCTTCGTGGCGAGCGTTTTCTTCGGAGGGGTCATTATCGCCCTCTTCGGGGCGAACCCCGTGGAGGCCTATAGGAGCATGTTTATCGGTGCCCTCGGGGATCAGGACGCCGTCCTCGCGACCCTGGCGAAATGGGTACCTCTGCTTTTGGCGACCTTCGCCATATCGGTGGCCTTTAACGGCGGGATGTGGAACATCGGCGCGGAGGGACAGCTATACGTAGGGGCCTTCGCCGCCGCCTGGATAGGCCTGACCTTTGGCGGGCTGCCTGGAATAGTCCTGATGCCTCTGGCCATAGTTGCTGGACTCGGTGCCGCCGCCACTTGGGCGTGGATTCCCGCCAAGCTCAACCTCGACGGAGGGCTTAACATAGTGGTCCTTACCATAATGCTCAACTCTCTGGGAACCCTGGCGACCCAGGCCCTCACCGTAGGCCCTTATGCGGGAAAAGAGGTAGCAGCAGGGGCCACCGACCGTATCCCCGAGGCCATGAGGTTCGCCAAGCTGACCGACTTCAGCAATCTAAACACCGGCATATTTCTGGCCGTCGGAGCGGTTGTCGTCGTCACCGTGCTGATGCTCTTCACCGTCAGGGGCTACGACTGGAAAATGTGCCGCCTCAACGGCAGGTTCGCCCGTTACGGAGGGGTGAACGTCCGAAAGGTGCAGATGTCGGCGATGCTGTTGTCCGGTGTCCTAGCCGGACTGGCGGGGGTGCTTTTGGTGATGGGAGACCAGTATCGTTTCCGCACCGCCATATCCCCGGGTTACACCTGGACCGGAATGATTTTAGCCATGATGGTGGCATACCATCCTGTCGGCGGTATAGGAGTTTCACTTATCTACGCTATAATGGAATCCGGGGCTCTGGAGATGGAGCTTCTGACCGATGTTCCGGTGGAGGTGGTCCAGATAGTTATGTGTCTGGCGGTGCTTTTCGTGGCCGCAGGGTTCTCCATCGCAAACCGGCTCGCGAGCCGTCTCAGGGAGGATTAGGACATGATGGAGTTCTTTCAGGCCACCGTTCGTATGGTGACACCTCTGATGCTCATAGCCTTAGGTGGAACCTGGACCCTTCAGACTGGCATACTGAACATAGGTCAAGAGGGTTGCCTCATACTGTCCTCTTTCTTCGCCGTCTTAGGTAACCATCTTTTCGGAAGCTGGGTAGCGGGAATAGCCTTCGCCATCTGTGCCGCTCTTGTCTACAACATGCTCTTTGCCCTGTTCTCCGTGACCCTTCGGTCCAATATATGGGTTATAGGGATGGCCCTCAACATAATGGGCAGCGCCCTTTCGGTCCTGTTCCTTAAGAGCTTCTTTCACGTAAAGGGCAGTTTTCGCAGCTCCAACATGGTCAGGATACCGGACGTCGAATTAGATTTTCTTCCCCCATGGGTGGACGGTCTCTCCATCATCGTCTGGATCGCCCTGTTTATCCTGGCGGTTATGGTCTACATGGACTCCAGAACCGTGACCGGCATGAGGCTGAAGGCCGCAGGGGAGAACGAAGAGGCCCTGGAGGCGGCGGGAGTTCAGGTCTGGCGGATCCGTTACGGCGTCATAGCCATAAACGCCGTCTTGGTCGGCTTGGCGGGGTCCTACCTCTCCACCTCCTATCTTCTTTCCTTCGTCAGGGGTATGAGCGCCGACAGAGGATGGATGGCGGTGGCGGCGGTCATATTCGGAAACGGAAGTCTAGGCTGGACCGCCTTCGCTGTGATCCTCTTCGGCATGGCTCAAGCTGGCGGTTTTCAGCTACAGGTCATGGGAGTTCCCAGCCACGTGGCTCTGATGCTCCCCTACGGCCTGGTGATAGTGGCACTCATAACCAGAGGAATCGGAAAGAGACGAATCTCGTAAACGGCATCTACCCCTTCCCAGGGGATACGAACTTACAAGGAGGAGTTTTTACGATGGGCAAGAGATTAGGACTTATGCTTTGTGCCGCCATGGTTCTTCTGGCGGGAACCGCCTTTGGAGGGGACAAGCTATCGGTGGCCCTTATCATCGAGGGACAGATGGGCGACGAGTCGTTCTACGACAGCGCCAACAGAGGGTTTGAGAAGGCCAAGGCGGAGCTGGGCATAGACGGAAGGGTCATAGAGTGCAACTACGACCCAGCAAACTACGTGCCCTACATGGCAACCGCCGCCAAGAGGTTCGACCTGGTCCTGTCGGTCGGTTTTGGCATGATGGACGCCGTGGCGGAGGTCGCCCCTAAGTTCCCCGACACCGACTTCGCCCAGTTCGACACCGTAGGTGAGGTGGGCCACGTCTCCTTCGTCGACTTCAAACAGAACGAGGGAAGCTTCCTTGTAGGGGCCCTGGCTGCCATGATGACCACCAGAGAGGGAGATCCCAGGGTCAACCCCGAGGCGGTTATCGGCATAGTCTGCGGTGAGGACATTCCGGTGATGTACAGCTTTATCGCCGGATACGAGCAGGGAGCGAAATACGTCAACCCCGACGTCAAGATCCTCAGGGGTTTTGTGGGCCGTTGGGACGATCCTGCTGGCGGCAAAGAGATGACCCTCAATCAGCATAAAAACGGCGCCGACGTGGTATACCAGGTCGCCGGAGGTACAGGAGAGGGAATCATCGCCGCCGCCAAAGAGGGGGGCTTCTACGCCATAGGCGTAGACTCACCTCAGGAGCACCTCGCCCCGGAAGCGGTTTTGACCTCCATGCTCAAGAGGCTGGATGTGGCCGTCTACGACCTCATCGAGGCCAAAAAGGAAGATCGCTATCAGAGAGGCACGGTCCTCAGATACGGTATCAAAGAGGGCGGAGTGGACCTCTCCTGGTCCGACAGCGCCCTTAAGCTGGTGCCTGAGGACGTCAGAGCTAAGCTGGAGGACCTTAAAAAAGAGGTCGTATCCGGTAATATCGAGGTCGCCGAGACAACAAAATAAGGCGATATAGAACAGGGAGAGCCCTAGGGCTCTCCCTGTCTTATATCGCTGCCCTCTGTGGGGTGGTGGGCGGTATCGCCCTGACCAACTCGCTTAAAAGGGGCAGATGATCCTTCGAGACAAAGGTCTTGGGGTCGAAGCCGTGAAGCTTACCGTCCTGTAGGAGGAAGGCCCTGTCGCAGAACCTCCTTATGAGCCGGAGGTCGTGGGTCACGAAAAGATATGCCGTGCCCAGCTCTCTCCTCAGGTCGTCCAGCAGGTCCAGGACTTGGGCCTGAATCACCATGTCCAGGGCGCTCACTGCCTCGTCCAGAAGGATCATGTCGGGTTTGGGGGCCAACGCCCTGGCGATACAGATCCTCTGAAGCTGACCGCCGCTGAAACGGCTGGGATACTTGCCCTTTTCCTTGGGGTCAAGGCCGACTTTGCGAAGCAGATCGTCTATTCGGTCCTCCAGGTCTTTCCCTCTTAGATCGGTGAAGTTCTTGAGGGGTTCCGCCAGTATGTCCCTGGCGGTCATCCTGGGGTTGCAGGAGTCCAGGCTGTTTTGAAAAACCACCTGAACCGCCCGTCTCGCCTTGGGGGATAGCTTCCCCCCGGTGATCCTCTCCCCCCTTATGGCGACCTCGCCCTGATCGGGCATCTCCACCCCCAGAAGGATCCTGCCCATAGTGCTCTTGCCCGATCCGCTGGGGCCGACCAGGCCCACGCACTCTCCTGACCCGATGGACAGATCTATTCCCCTGAGCACCGGAACGATCTCGCCTTTTTTGAAAAATCCTCCTCTGATATAGCTTTTAGTCACCCCCGAAAGGGTCACAACTGGGTTCATATCGCCGACATCCTTTCGGTTTCACCGCAGAGCCTGAAGTGGGTCGAGACCAGCTTGGCTGTGTAGTCTGAGGAGGGTTTTGAGAAGATCTCCTCTGTGGTGCCGGTCTCCAGGGCCTCTCCGTCCTTCATTACCATGATCCGGTCCGCCAGCTTGGCCAGTACCCCCAGGTCGTGGGTCACCAGTATCATTCCCATGTTTCTTTTTATCCTGAGGTCTTCCAGAAGGTTCAGTATTCTGGCTTGGTTTATGACGTCTAAGTCCGTTGTGGGCTCGTCGGCCACCAGGAATGGGGCGTCGGCGACCAGGGCCAGGGCTATCATGATCCTTTGGAGCATACCGCCGCTGAGCTGAAAGGGAAACATGTCCAATAGCTTGGCCTCGTTACCCAGGCCCACCTCCTCCAGGGACTGGAGGTAGAACCTGTCGTCGCCGACCAGGCCGTGGGCCTTGGCGGTCTCCTGAAAGTGGTCCCTGACGGTAAAGACCGGATCGAAACAGCTCATGGGGTTCTGTAGTATGGCGGCGATGGAGGACCCCAGCCTGGAGCGACAGCTATTTCCGTCGAAAGGCTTGTCCTCCAGGGTTATGGATCCCGACATGGACAGCCCTGGAGGTAGAAGGCCCAGAATGCCCAGACAGGACAGTGATTTCCCGCAACCGCTCTCCCCAAGGATTCCCAGAACCTCCCCTCTGTTCCCCTGGAAGGAGATCCCCTTCACCAGATCTTTGGCCCCGTGGCTTATCCACAGGTTTTCCGCTGCTATAAAGGCCGTCATGGCGCCACCTCGCTAGCCAGAGCGGGATCGATAGAGTCCCTTAGGGAATCCCCTAGCATATTGCAGGCCATCACGGTGACGAAGATCATTATTCCAGGGTAGAGTATCAGTTCGGGATGGCTCCAGATAAACTGTCTGCTGTCCGCTATCATAACCCCCCACTCGGCCATGGGAGGGGTTATCCCCAGCCCCAGAAAGGAGAGACCCGATACGTGGAGCATCATGTGGCCTATGTCCATAGTGGCCAGTATGGCCAATTGGGACATGACCGAGGGCATTATGTGCCGGAACATTATCCCCCAGCTTCCGGTGCCCGATACCCTGGAGGCCATTATGTAGTCCCTGTGCCTTATGGACAGGACCATGGATCTGACCAGTCGGGCGTACCAGGCCCAGTGGGTCAGGGCCACCGCCAGGATGACGTTGGTCATGCCGGTTCCCAATACCCCAATTAGAAACATGGCCAGTATAAAGGTTGGGAAGGTCAAAAACACGTCGCAGAACCTCATCAGCAGCGTGTCCAGCCTCCCGCCGAAGTAGCCCGCTGTGGTTCCCACGAAAAAGCCCAGCCCGATAACAATTCCAAGTATGACCGAGACCGCCCCCAGGGACGTCCTGGCCCCATGGACCAGCCTGGCCAGGACGTCCCTGCCGAGGTGGTCGCACCCAAGGAGATGTTCTCCGCTTGGGGGGGCGAACTTCAGACTGAGATCGACCTCAGTGGGATCCCATGGGGTTATCCAGCTCGCTCCCATGGCACTGACCAGGAGCAAAGCGAGGAGAACTCCCGCTATGGCTGTATTTCTGTTCAGGGTCAACTCATTTTCCCCCTTCCAGCCTGATCCTCGGGTCGAGCCAGGCGTACATAATGTCTATGATAAGGTTCATAGCCACGAAGATAAATGTCATTATCAGTATAAAGCACTGCATCACTGGGTAGTCCCTGTTGTATATGGCCGACACCGCGTATCTGCCCACTCCAGGCCAGGAGAAAATGCTCTCCGCGACCACCGCGCC encodes:
- the nikC gene encoding nickel ABC transporter permease subunit NikC produces the protein MTLNRNTAIAGVLLALLLVSAMGASWITPWDPTEVDLSLKFAPPSGEHLLGCDHLGRDVLARLVHGARTSLGAVSVILGIVIGLGFFVGTTAGYFGGRLDTLLMRFCDVFLTFPTFILAMFLIGVLGTGMTNVILAVALTHWAWYARLVRSMVLSIRHRDYIMASRVSGTGSWGIMFRHIMPSVMSQLAILATMDIGHMMLHVSGLSFLGLGITPPMAEWGVMIADSRQFIWSHPELILYPGIMIFVTVMACNMLGDSLRDSIDPALASEVAP
- a CDS encoding ABC transporter permease yields the protein MNSSLRRWAQEHRDGLIVMGSFVASVFFGGVIIALFGANPVEAYRSMFIGALGDQDAVLATLAKWVPLLLATFAISVAFNGGMWNIGAEGQLYVGAFAAAWIGLTFGGLPGIVLMPLAIVAGLGAAATWAWIPAKLNLDGGLNIVVLTIMLNSLGTLATQALTVGPYAGKEVAAGATDRIPEAMRFAKLTDFSNLNTGIFLAVGAVVVVTVLMLFTVRGYDWKMCRLNGRFARYGGVNVRKVQMSAMLLSGVLAGLAGVLLVMGDQYRFRTAISPGYTWTGMILAMMVAYHPVGGIGVSLIYAIMESGALEMELLTDVPVEVVQIVMCLAVLFVAAGFSIANRLASRLRED
- a CDS encoding ABC transporter permease translates to MMEFFQATVRMVTPLMLIALGGTWTLQTGILNIGQEGCLILSSFFAVLGNHLFGSWVAGIAFAICAALVYNMLFALFSVTLRSNIWVIGMALNIMGSALSVLFLKSFFHVKGSFRSSNMVRIPDVELDFLPPWVDGLSIIVWIALFILAVMVYMDSRTVTGMRLKAAGENEEALEAAGVQVWRIRYGVIAINAVLVGLAGSYLSTSYLLSFVRGMSADRGWMAVAAVIFGNGSLGWTAFAVILFGMAQAGGFQLQVMGVPSHVALMLPYGLVIVALITRGIGKRRIS
- a CDS encoding BMP family lipoprotein; amino-acid sequence: MGKRLGLMLCAAMVLLAGTAFGGDKLSVALIIEGQMGDESFYDSANRGFEKAKAELGIDGRVIECNYDPANYVPYMATAAKRFDLVLSVGFGMMDAVAEVAPKFPDTDFAQFDTVGEVGHVSFVDFKQNEGSFLVGALAAMMTTREGDPRVNPEAVIGIVCGEDIPVMYSFIAGYEQGAKYVNPDVKILRGFVGRWDDPAGGKEMTLNQHKNGADVVYQVAGGTGEGIIAAAKEGGFYAIGVDSPQEHLAPEAVLTSMLKRLDVAVYDLIEAKKEDRYQRGTVLRYGIKEGGVDLSWSDSALKLVPEDVRAKLEDLKKEVVSGNIEVAETTK
- a CDS encoding ABC transporter ATP-binding protein produces the protein MDRLSIKGLTKTFGPFVAVDDISVDIKGGTIHAVVGENGAGKSTIMKCIYGIHHPDRGEISMDGKPLYIRSPRDAMASGIGMVHQHFMLVPSMSVCRNVVLGDEPVKGLAFDLNRARSEVFRLIELYGLDISPDVPVGTLPVGLQQQVEILKLLYRQAEVLIFDEPTAVLSPKEVGRLFETLRGFKDAGKTVIFIAHNLGEVLDISDNISVMRKGSLIDTRPASELDKSSLAELMVGRAINLPSVTDGPVLSKTPLLELSGISVAGDSRPLLDDVSLKIHGGEVLGVAGITGNGQSELEEVISGLRESDGTVVIDGVDLTSSDSHRRRESGLAYIPEDRLKTGLAPLASLADNGLMGYQYQDRFRNGPFQNRAESLSHIDGIMDKYGVAAAHRAVQSGTLSGGNMQRLVMGRELEHDPKVLVVSQPTRGVDIGGAEEIHRHILDLRSRGSAVLLISSDLEEVLSLSDRVAVMFRGKIVALLSSKEATRDRVGRIMLEGEEGGDLE
- a CDS encoding ABC transporter ATP-binding protein, translated to MNPVVTLSGVTKSYIRGGFFKKGEIVPVLRGIDLSIGSGECVGLVGPSGSGKSTMGRILLGVEMPDQGEVAIRGERITGGKLSPKARRAVQVVFQNSLDSCNPRMTARDILAEPLKNFTDLRGKDLEDRIDDLLRKVGLDPKEKGKYPSRFSGGQLQRICIARALAPKPDMILLDEAVSALDMVIQAQVLDLLDDLRRELGTAYLFVTHDLRLIRRFCDRAFLLQDGKLHGFDPKTFVSKDHLPLLSELVRAIPPTTPQRAAI
- a CDS encoding ATP-binding cassette domain-containing protein, with the translated sequence MTAFIAAENLWISHGAKDLVKGISFQGNRGEVLGILGESGCGKSLSCLGILGLLPPGLSMSGSITLEDKPFDGNSCRSRLGSSIAAILQNPMSCFDPVFTVRDHFQETAKAHGLVGDDRFYLQSLEEVGLGNEAKLLDMFPFQLSGGMLQRIMIALALVADAPFLVADEPTTDLDVINQARILNLLEDLRIKRNMGMILVTHDLGVLAKLADRIMVMKDGEALETGTTEEIFSKPSSDYTAKLVSTHFRLCGETERMSAI